One Vibrio taketomensis DNA window includes the following coding sequences:
- a CDS encoding beta-N-acetylhexosaminidase, with product MSYRIDLTVLSEQKQFCRFGVTLHNLSDQDLIDWKLQFIIDRYVLPESVNHGEIKQIGSFCTITPDVQILKANQHYYCELSINTAPLRYYTDGFKDALVVEHNGEVSHPVVVTPIALASPYRERSHIPEVEASKLALIPKPNQINLLDGYYLLSPNSQITLNSTRAEGAANWLQVELERLYEFKTHSIGHSDILFRDNPILDEGEYSLTVGKEGIRIESGSAAGFIHACATLLQLVEATDTRNTLRVRHVKISDSPRFRYRGMMLDCARHFHPVERVKRLINQLAHYKFNQFHWHLTDDEGWRIEIKAYPELTDIGSKRGPGTALEPQFSTLKEVYQGYYSQDEIRDVIAYAAERGITVIPEIDIPGHCRAAIKSLPHLLADSEDKSQFRSIQHYNDNVLSPALAGTYEFLDTVLAEVVELFPSPWVHIGADEVPNGVWIDSPSCKALMEELGYQCHKELQGHLLRYAEKSLKKMGKRMVGWEEAQHGNKVSKDTVIYSWLSEEAALNCASQGFDVIMQPAQYTYLDMTQDYAPEEPGVDWAATIPLEIAYGYEPLKNVPESDPIRKRILGIQCALWCEIITHQQRMDYMIFPRLTALAEACWTNKQHRDWKDYLSRLKGHLPLLDKQGVQYRQPWKQK from the coding sequence ATGAGCTATCGCATTGATCTCACCGTTTTATCTGAACAGAAACAATTCTGTCGATTTGGTGTCACATTACATAACTTGTCTGATCAAGACCTCATTGATTGGAAGTTGCAATTTATTATCGATCGCTATGTGCTTCCTGAAAGCGTTAACCATGGTGAAATCAAACAGATTGGTAGCTTTTGCACCATTACACCTGATGTTCAAATTCTCAAAGCGAATCAGCATTACTATTGCGAACTGAGCATCAATACTGCACCACTACGCTACTACACCGATGGCTTTAAAGATGCGTTAGTCGTAGAGCATAACGGAGAAGTGAGCCACCCTGTCGTGGTCACACCAATCGCTTTGGCCTCACCTTATCGTGAGCGTTCACATATTCCTGAAGTGGAAGCCTCTAAACTCGCTCTGATCCCTAAACCAAATCAGATCAATTTGTTAGATGGCTACTACCTGCTATCACCAAACAGTCAGATCACACTGAATTCAACGCGCGCCGAAGGTGCAGCAAACTGGCTGCAAGTTGAATTAGAAAGATTGTATGAGTTTAAAACGCACTCGATTGGCCATAGCGATATTCTATTTCGCGACAATCCGATCTTAGATGAGGGCGAGTACTCATTAACAGTAGGAAAAGAAGGTATTCGTATTGAATCTGGCTCAGCAGCAGGTTTTATCCATGCGTGTGCGACGCTACTACAGTTAGTCGAAGCAACAGACACTCGCAATACCTTGCGTGTTCGTCATGTGAAAATTTCTGATTCACCTCGTTTTCGCTATCGCGGCATGATGCTGGACTGTGCGCGTCACTTCCATCCAGTAGAGCGTGTAAAGCGCCTGATCAATCAGCTAGCACACTACAAATTCAACCAATTCCATTGGCATTTAACCGATGATGAAGGCTGGCGCATTGAGATCAAAGCGTACCCTGAACTCACCGACATTGGTTCTAAACGCGGCCCAGGCACTGCGCTTGAGCCACAATTCAGTACGCTCAAAGAAGTCTATCAAGGCTATTACAGCCAAGATGAAATTCGCGACGTCATTGCCTACGCAGCAGAACGTGGCATCACCGTGATCCCTGAAATTGATATTCCAGGACACTGCCGCGCAGCCATCAAATCACTACCTCATCTATTGGCGGATAGTGAAGACAAATCGCAATTTCGCAGCATTCAACACTATAACGACAACGTGCTATCTCCCGCACTCGCAGGTACCTATGAATTTTTAGATACCGTATTGGCTGAAGTGGTTGAACTGTTCCCATCACCTTGGGTTCACATTGGTGCCGATGAAGTACCCAATGGGGTTTGGATTGATAGTCCAAGCTGCAAAGCGCTGATGGAGGAGCTTGGCTACCAATGCCATAAAGAGCTGCAAGGCCACCTTCTGCGTTATGCAGAAAAGAGCCTGAAAAAAATGGGCAAACGCATGGTGGGCTGGGAAGAAGCTCAGCACGGCAACAAAGTAAGCAAAGATACTGTCATTTACTCATGGTTAAGCGAAGAAGCGGCACTCAATTGTGCCAGCCAAGGCTTTGACGTCATCATGCAGCCAGCTCAATACACCTATCTCGATATGACTCAGGATTACGCACCTGAAGAACCAGGTGTGGACTGGGCTGCAACGATTCCATTGGAAATCGCTTATGGCTATGAACCGCTGAAAAATGTGCCAGAGAGCGATCCGATTCGCAAACGCATTCTAGGAATTCAATGCGCATTGTGGTGCGAGATTATTACTCACCAACAACGCATGGATTACATGATATTCCCACGTCTAACCGCACTTGCT
- a CDS encoding N-acetylglucosamine kinase: MKQFYVGIDGGGTSCRARIRDEQHNLLGEAKSGSANIMLGADIAMVSIIEAIASAAQQANLTQDDFSNMHVGLALAGAEHKNSWQAFMAQLHPFASIVLNTDAYGACLGAHNGDDGAIMIGGTGSCGILLKDGQQHVVGGREFPISDQGGGAVMGLRLIQQVLLAYDGIVATTPLVTHVLNHFNHDVDAIVEWSKGAIPKDYGQFSPAIFQYAFEGDALAISMLKQTAADIEMFLIALNNKGATRICLMGSIAERIQDWLSPPVQQWIVQPQFDAIEGAIMMAGKAEHNLY, encoded by the coding sequence ATGAAACAGTTTTACGTTGGCATCGACGGCGGCGGTACCTCTTGCCGCGCGCGTATTCGCGATGAGCAGCATAATTTGTTAGGTGAAGCCAAAAGTGGCAGTGCAAACATCATGTTGGGTGCCGATATTGCAATGGTTTCAATCATCGAGGCCATTGCTAGCGCTGCGCAGCAAGCAAACCTGACTCAAGATGACTTTTCTAACATGCACGTAGGTTTAGCGTTAGCCGGTGCCGAGCATAAAAATTCTTGGCAGGCGTTTATGGCGCAACTTCATCCATTCGCATCAATAGTGCTAAATACCGACGCCTACGGCGCATGCTTAGGTGCTCACAATGGTGATGATGGCGCCATTATGATTGGTGGCACGGGTTCTTGCGGTATCTTGTTAAAAGATGGTCAACAGCATGTGGTCGGTGGTCGCGAGTTCCCGATCTCAGACCAAGGTGGCGGTGCTGTAATGGGTTTGCGCTTGATTCAACAAGTATTGCTCGCTTACGACGGTATCGTAGCAACCACGCCACTCGTTACGCATGTGCTCAATCATTTCAATCATGATGTCGATGCCATTGTTGAATGGTCAAAAGGGGCTATTCCTAAAGATTACGGTCAATTTTCTCCGGCTATTTTCCAGTACGCCTTTGAAGGGGACGCTCTCGCTATCTCAATGCTGAAACAAACAGCAGCAGATATCGAGATGTTCCTTATCGCATTAAATAACAAGGGCGCTACTCGTATTTGTTTAATGGGCAGCATTGCAGAACGCATTCAAGATTGGCTCTCTCCACCTGTACAACAATGGATCGTACAACCTCAATTCGATGCAATTGAAGGCGCGATCATGATGGCAGGAAAAGCAGAGCATAATCTGTACTAA
- a CDS encoding glycoside hydrolase family 9 protein, giving the protein MLLVTNHIGYESLGPKQAVLMTRKPRLSTTTALLVCADSHQTVASMEVNKGGKVAHWHQGNFFRIDFSEFKQAGRYYLRFDNIRSEVFEIGTGVLMQRTFSDVIHYFKSQRCSGVFDKKDRHAKPLGSDETVDVHGGWYDASGDVSKYLSHLSYANYFNPQQIPMVVWNMLKGFELLGNNEKFAKFSAVRLLEEALFGADFLVRMQHSTGYFYMTVFDKWSKDINQRDICAYATQQGHKSEDYQAGFRQGGGISIAALAKAASTKFEGEYSSADYLQAAEKGYAHLKEMNLEYLNDGEENIIDEYCALLATVELFRATNNEEYLTESRIWANRLAARQTSDQNMQHYWSANSDGSRPYFHAAEAGLPVIALCEYLAIEMDADQQQVIKQVVTQAVEFELTISTEVANPFGYPRQYVKPVNGEKRSAFFVAHDNETGYWWQGENARLGSLATMALMAIPFVEQETQRALLQYAQNALNWIVGHNPYNMCMLDGFGHNNPDYLPELGFFNAKGGVCNGITGGFDDEEDIAFKPEAQKDDMLQNWRWGEQWIPHGAWYLLAIMTQFNHFDSMKG; this is encoded by the coding sequence ATGCTGCTAGTTACTAACCATATTGGTTATGAATCCCTTGGGCCTAAACAGGCTGTTTTGATGACGAGAAAGCCTCGCCTGTCTACTACCACTGCCTTACTGGTGTGTGCTGATAGTCATCAGACTGTTGCGTCAATGGAAGTCAATAAAGGCGGAAAAGTCGCCCATTGGCACCAAGGGAATTTTTTTCGCATTGATTTCTCTGAATTTAAGCAAGCAGGCCGTTATTACTTACGCTTTGATAATATTCGTTCTGAAGTATTTGAAATTGGCACCGGCGTGCTAATGCAACGTACATTTTCCGATGTAATTCACTACTTCAAGTCACAACGTTGTAGCGGTGTTTTTGACAAGAAAGATCGTCACGCAAAACCTCTCGGTAGCGATGAAACCGTGGATGTCCATGGTGGTTGGTACGATGCATCCGGCGATGTCAGCAAGTATCTAAGCCATTTATCCTACGCGAACTATTTCAATCCACAGCAAATCCCAATGGTGGTGTGGAACATGCTCAAAGGCTTTGAGCTTTTGGGCAACAATGAGAAATTTGCCAAATTTTCTGCAGTGCGTTTACTTGAAGAAGCCTTGTTTGGTGCAGACTTCTTAGTGCGCATGCAACATTCAACCGGCTATTTCTACATGACCGTTTTTGATAAATGGTCAAAAGATATCAATCAACGTGATATCTGCGCTTATGCCACGCAACAGGGTCATAAGTCTGAAGATTACCAAGCGGGCTTTAGACAAGGTGGCGGCATTTCAATTGCGGCGCTTGCAAAAGCAGCGAGTACAAAATTTGAAGGTGAATACTCTTCCGCTGACTATTTACAAGCGGCAGAAAAAGGCTATGCGCATCTCAAAGAGATGAACCTCGAATACCTTAACGATGGTGAAGAAAATATCATCGATGAATACTGCGCCCTATTGGCGACAGTTGAGCTTTTCCGCGCAACGAATAATGAAGAATACCTCACAGAAAGCCGCATTTGGGCAAACCGATTAGCAGCACGCCAAACCTCTGACCAAAACATGCAACATTACTGGTCAGCAAACAGTGACGGCTCTCGCCCATATTTCCACGCAGCCGAGGCTGGCCTGCCCGTTATTGCGCTATGTGAATATCTTGCAATTGAAATGGATGCAGATCAGCAGCAAGTGATCAAACAAGTCGTCACTCAAGCTGTTGAATTCGAGCTGACTATCAGCACAGAGGTTGCCAACCCATTTGGCTACCCACGCCAATATGTAAAACCAGTTAATGGCGAAAAACGCAGCGCATTCTTTGTCGCGCATGACAACGAAACAGGCTACTGGTGGCAAGGTGAAAATGCTCGCTTAGGATCACTCGCAACGATGGCGCTGATGGCGATTCCATTTGTCGAACAAGAGACTCAACGAGCACTGCTGCAATACGCGCAAAATGCTCTGAACTGGATTGTGGGTCATAACCCATACAACATGTGCATGTTGGATGGTTTCGGCCACAACAACCCTGATTACCTACCTGAGCTTGGTTTCTTTAATGCCAAAGGCGGCGTATGTAACGGTATTACTGGCGGTTTTGATGACGAAGAAGATATCGCCTTCAAACCGGAAGCGCAAAAAGATGACATGTTGCAGAACTGGCGCTGGGGTGAGCAATGGATTCCACATGGTGCATGGTACTTACTGGCGATCATGACCCAATTTAACCACTTTGACAGTATGAAGGGTTAA
- a CDS encoding ABC transporter ATP-binding protein, giving the protein MSKDFGELLIEGKNLIKDFPISSNALKQPMMRAINDVSFKMYKSRGLAVVGESGSGKSTTAKMIAKMYAPTSGTITYKGRDILDIHSGADLMHYREGVQMVWQDPFGSLNPTHTIFHHIARPLLIHKKVSPGNKKELEERVYDLLEQVGLIPPKATSEKYPHQLSGGQRQRVNLARNIAVGAEVVLADEPTSMLDVSIRAGVLNLMEEMKFEKQMSLLYITHDIATARYIAEDLAVMYVGHMVEWGDTEEIIHDPQHPYTQLLVSAVPDPSKSIHEKLKGNKGEIPLWTPTSVGCPFAGRCMHVTDKCREKLPGVTQLSENHFVRCYLFED; this is encoded by the coding sequence ATGAGCAAAGATTTCGGCGAACTACTGATAGAAGGTAAAAACCTGATTAAAGATTTTCCTATCAGCAGTAATGCCCTAAAACAACCAATGATGCGTGCTATCAATGACGTGTCATTCAAGATGTACAAGAGCCGTGGTTTGGCTGTGGTTGGTGAATCTGGTTCAGGTAAATCAACAACTGCAAAGATGATTGCAAAAATGTATGCACCGACGTCAGGTACAATTACCTACAAAGGTCGTGACATTCTTGATATTCATTCTGGTGCAGACCTAATGCACTACCGCGAAGGTGTGCAAATGGTATGGCAAGACCCGTTTGGTTCTCTAAACCCAACGCACACTATTTTCCACCACATTGCGCGCCCACTTTTAATTCACAAAAAAGTAAGCCCAGGCAATAAGAAGGAACTAGAAGAGCGTGTATATGACCTGTTGGAGCAAGTTGGCCTAATTCCGCCAAAAGCGACATCAGAGAAATACCCTCACCAACTTTCTGGTGGTCAACGTCAACGTGTTAACTTGGCTCGTAACATCGCAGTAGGCGCTGAAGTGGTACTCGCTGACGAACCAACATCCATGCTTGACGTATCGATCCGTGCTGGTGTTCTTAACCTAATGGAAGAGATGAAGTTTGAGAAACAAATGTCTCTCCTTTACATCACTCACGATATCGCAACAGCGCGTTACATCGCAGAAGATCTAGCGGTTATGTACGTTGGTCACATGGTTGAATGGGGTGATACTGAAGAGATCATTCACGATCCTCAACACCCTTATACTCAACTGTTGGTATCTGCGGTGCCAGATCCAAGTAAATCTATTCACGAAAAACTGAAAGGTAACAAAGGCGAAATTCCTCTTTGGACTCCTACATCAGTAGGTTGCCCATTTGCAGGCCGATGCATGCATGTAACTGACAAGTGTCGTGAAAAATTACCTGGCGTCACTCAACTGTCAGAAAACCACTTTGTTCGTTGTTACCTCTTCGAAGACTAA
- a CDS encoding ABC transporter ATP-binding protein codes for MTAPLISIRNLCVDYITAAGDVRACNDVSFDIAPGEVFGLAGESGCGKSTVAFSLMRLHKPPAFITGGEVIFNGENILEYSDERMQAFRWSEMSMVFQSAMNALNPVLTMEEQFCDVIMRHTNMTRDQARRRAEGLLEIVDIHPSRLTDYPHQFSGGMRQRLVIAIALALNPKMIIMDEPTTALDVVVQREILQKIYALKEEFGFSILFITHDLSLMVEFSDRIGIMYSGELIEVAPSKEILTSPFHPYTKGLGSSFPPLTGPKTKLTGIPGNPLNLLEVPQGCRFQARCDRVHEKCTQVQTVLRQIEPNRFSNCHLYGEPIAQTKI; via the coding sequence ATGACAGCACCACTAATTTCTATCCGCAACCTTTGCGTAGACTACATTACAGCAGCAGGTGATGTACGCGCATGTAACGACGTAAGCTTTGATATCGCTCCTGGTGAAGTATTTGGCCTTGCTGGTGAGTCTGGTTGTGGTAAATCAACCGTTGCGTTCTCGCTAATGCGCCTACATAAGCCGCCAGCGTTCATTACCGGTGGTGAGGTAATTTTCAACGGTGAAAACATTCTAGAGTACAGTGATGAACGCATGCAGGCATTCCGTTGGAGCGAAATGTCGATGGTGTTCCAAAGCGCGATGAACGCTTTGAACCCTGTATTAACGATGGAAGAGCAGTTCTGTGACGTAATCATGCGTCATACGAACATGACTCGCGACCAAGCGCGTCGCCGTGCTGAAGGTCTGTTGGAAATCGTGGATATTCACCCAAGTCGTTTGACGGACTATCCTCACCAGTTCTCTGGTGGCATGCGTCAACGCCTGGTTATTGCAATTGCACTAGCTCTAAATCCAAAGATGATCATCATGGATGAACCGACTACAGCACTAGACGTAGTAGTTCAACGTGAAATCCTACAAAAGATTTATGCGCTAAAAGAAGAGTTCGGATTCTCGATTCTGTTTATTACTCACGACCTTTCTCTAATGGTCGAGTTCTCAGACCGTATCGGCATCATGTACTCAGGTGAATTGATCGAAGTTGCTCCGTCAAAAGAAATTTTGACCAGTCCATTCCACCCTTACACCAAGGGTCTGGGAAGTTCATTCCCTCCACTGACTGGTCCAAAAACTAAGTTAACCGGTATTCCAGGTAACCCATTGAACCTACTTGAAGTACCGCAAGGTTGTCGTTTCCAAGCTCGTTGTGACCGCGTACATGAAAAATGTACTCAAGTACAAACCGTATTAAGACAGATCGAGCCAAATCGCTTCTCAAACTGCCACCTTTACGGTGAGCCAATTGCCCAGACCAAAATCTAG
- a CDS encoding ABC transporter permease produces MKGFVKLVIGNPMALVGSIILMAFLFIALFAPVLAKHAPDKRTGNPHEYPAFVVKAAKANPDGWVATNLADDRRTLAMSKKADHVMGTSRMGRDIWSQFVHGARVSLSVGFGAGIAVCFLATVIGISAGYFGGRVDDFLTAAMNIMLVIPQYPLLFVLAAFIGEAGPLTIALIIGFTSWAWGARVVRSQTMALREKEFVKAAEVLGESSWRIIFIEILPNLIPIVGASFIGSVMYAIMMEATISFLGLGDPNTVSWGIMLYNVQTSSSMLIGAWWELLAPCSALIILMTGLALLNFAVDEIANPQLRSHKGMKRWKKLAEQEKKERELELAPQNAILSGDK; encoded by the coding sequence ATGAAAGGCTTCGTTAAACTCGTAATCGGTAACCCGATGGCCCTAGTGGGTAGCATCATCTTAATGGCATTCCTATTTATTGCCCTATTTGCACCAGTATTGGCAAAACATGCGCCAGATAAACGTACAGGTAACCCACATGAATACCCTGCTTTCGTTGTGAAAGCAGCAAAAGCAAACCCAGATGGCTGGGTAGCAACTAACCTAGCAGATGACCGCCGTACACTTGCAATGTCTAAGAAAGCGGATCACGTAATGGGTACTAGCCGTATGGGTCGTGACATTTGGTCACAATTCGTACACGGTGCGCGCGTGTCTCTATCTGTCGGTTTCGGTGCTGGTATCGCAGTATGTTTCTTAGCAACGGTAATCGGTATCTCGGCAGGTTACTTCGGTGGTCGTGTCGATGACTTCTTAACCGCAGCGATGAACATCATGTTGGTTATACCGCAATATCCACTGTTGTTCGTATTGGCGGCATTTATCGGTGAAGCAGGCCCTCTCACCATCGCCTTGATTATCGGCTTTACCTCCTGGGCCTGGGGTGCGCGTGTTGTACGTTCGCAAACCATGGCTCTGCGCGAAAAAGAGTTTGTTAAAGCAGCGGAAGTATTGGGTGAATCTTCATGGCGTATCATCTTCATTGAGATTCTGCCGAACCTAATTCCAATCGTTGGTGCAAGCTTTATCGGTTCTGTTATGTACGCAATCATGATGGAAGCCACCATTTCATTCTTGGGTCTGGGCGATCCAAACACTGTGAGCTGGGGCATCATGCTTTACAACGTACAAACGTCTTCATCAATGCTAATCGGCGCATGGTGGGAACTATTAGCTCCTTGTTCTGCACTGATTATTCTAATGACTGGTCTTGCACTACTTAACTTTGCAGTAGACGAAATTGCTAACCCGCAGCTACGTTCACACAAAGGCATGAAGCGCTGGAAGAAACTAGCAGAACAAGAGAAGAAAGAGCGTGAGCTTGAGCTAGCGCCTCAAAATGCAATTTTGAGCGGAGATAAATAA
- a CDS encoding ABC transporter permease has product MGYFLRRLSFYFIALLVAATLNFIIPRAMPGDPVTMMFANAAANVTPERIEAMKKLLGFVDGPLWMQYLAYMKNILSWELGTSIQLYPLSVNELLGGAFGWSLFLAGTAVVLSFSLGSILGIYAAWHRGSKYDAFITPGMLVIQAVPQVVIAMIALFTFAIGLKWFPTGYAYTAGTTPDWTSWAFYKDAAYHAVLPLVCASIVQIGGFLVNMRNNMINLLAEDYITMAKGKGLSEKRVVFNYAARNAMLPSVTALSMALGMAIGGQLIIEIIFNYPGLGSVLFNAIKARDYQVLQGQLLIMTLFMLFFNLLADMLYVVLDPRLRKGGK; this is encoded by the coding sequence ATGGGTTATTTTTTAAGACGTTTGTCATTTTATTTTATCGCGCTCCTAGTTGCCGCGACTTTAAACTTCATTATTCCACGAGCAATGCCTGGTGACCCAGTTACCATGATGTTTGCTAACGCAGCCGCTAACGTTACGCCTGAGCGTATCGAAGCGATGAAAAAACTACTTGGCTTCGTAGATGGTCCACTTTGGATGCAATACTTGGCCTACATGAAAAACATTCTAAGCTGGGAGTTGGGTACTTCAATTCAACTTTACCCTCTATCAGTAAATGAGCTACTAGGTGGCGCATTTGGCTGGTCACTATTCCTAGCTGGTACAGCAGTAGTACTTTCGTTCTCTTTGGGTTCGATTCTTGGTATCTACGCAGCTTGGCACCGCGGCAGCAAGTATGACGCGTTCATCACTCCGGGCATGCTAGTTATTCAAGCAGTACCTCAAGTTGTTATTGCGATGATTGCACTGTTTACCTTTGCTATCGGCTTAAAGTGGTTCCCAACTGGCTACGCTTACACAGCGGGTACAACACCAGATTGGACAAGCTGGGCATTCTATAAAGATGCGGCTTACCACGCAGTGCTCCCTCTTGTCTGTGCATCTATCGTTCAAATCGGTGGCTTCTTGGTAAACATGCGTAACAACATGATTAACCTACTTGCAGAAGACTACATCACGATGGCTAAAGGTAAGGGTCTAAGTGAAAAACGCGTGGTATTCAACTACGCAGCACGTAACGCGATGCTTCCAAGTGTAACAGCACTTTCTATGGCACTAGGTATGGCGATCGGTGGTCAGCTTATTATCGAGATCATCTTCAACTACCCAGGTCTAGGTTCAGTTCTGTTTAACGCAATCAAAGCGCGTGACTACCAAGTTCTTCAAGGTCAGCTACTTATCATGACGCTATTCATGCTGTTCTTTAACCTACTGGCTGACATGCTTTACGTTGTACTAGACCCTCGCCTACGCAAGGGAGGCAAATAA
- a CDS encoding ABC transporter substrate-binding protein, protein MLANIKKTALATAIIATATTGFASVATAAERSELTIYPKEFTTFVRNFNPFLGATNLHTTTDFIYEPLVVFNEMQGNTPVFRLAENYTIADDLLSVVFDIRKGVTWSDGEKFDADDVVYSFELVKAKPELDQSGINNWVSSVEKLNDYQVKFNIKEANSNAAYEIVKVPVVPEHVWSKVKDAATFTNENPVGTGPFTEIDTFTGQLYIQCANPKYWDADNLDVDCLRVPQIANNDQFLGKVVNSEIDWSSSFIPDIDRTYAAASPNHQYWYPPSGTQAFVVNFKNPDAAKNEALTNVDFRRAFSMALDRQTIIDIAFYGGGTVNDFASGLGYAFKTWSDEETHKKYQGFNTYNVEGAKELLAKAGFKDVNKDGFVDTPSGKSFELLIQSPNGWTDFNNTVQLAVEQLAEVGIKAKARTPDFSVYNQEMLEGTYDVAYTNYFHGADPHMYWNSAYNSELQSGDGMPRFAMHFYKNAKLDQLLNSFYKTADKAEQLEIAHGIQAIIAADQVTIPVMSGAYMYQYNTTRFTGWWNEENPKGRPNVWAGIPERLLHVLDLKPVK, encoded by the coding sequence ATGCTTGCCAACATTAAAAAAACTGCACTAGCAACAGCGATCATCGCAACAGCAACTACTGGTTTTGCATCAGTAGCAACTGCTGCAGAACGCAGTGAACTAACAATCTACCCTAAAGAATTTACAACTTTCGTTCGTAACTTCAACCCATTCTTAGGTGCTACTAACCTACATACAACAACTGACTTTATTTACGAGCCTCTAGTTGTATTTAACGAAATGCAAGGTAACACTCCAGTATTCCGTCTAGCAGAGAACTACACAATTGCTGACGATCTACTAAGCGTTGTTTTTGACATTCGTAAGGGTGTGACTTGGTCTGATGGCGAAAAATTCGATGCTGATGACGTTGTTTACTCATTTGAACTAGTTAAAGCTAAACCTGAACTAGACCAAAGCGGTATCAACAACTGGGTTTCTAGCGTTGAAAAATTGAACGACTACCAAGTTAAGTTCAACATCAAAGAAGCTAACTCAAACGCAGCTTACGAAATCGTTAAAGTACCTGTAGTTCCAGAGCACGTCTGGAGCAAAGTTAAAGATGCAGCTACCTTCACGAACGAAAACCCAGTAGGTACTGGTCCATTTACTGAGATCGATACATTTACTGGTCAGCTATACATCCAGTGTGCTAACCCTAAATACTGGGATGCAGACAACCTAGATGTTGACTGTCTACGCGTTCCTCAAATCGCAAACAACGACCAATTCCTTGGTAAAGTTGTAAACAGCGAAATCGACTGGTCTTCTTCATTCATTCCAGATATCGATCGTACATACGCAGCAGCAAGTCCTAACCACCAATACTGGTACCCGCCATCAGGTACTCAAGCATTCGTAGTTAACTTCAAAAACCCAGACGCAGCTAAGAACGAAGCACTAACTAACGTTGACTTCCGTCGCGCGTTCTCTATGGCTCTTGACCGTCAAACTATTATCGACATCGCATTCTACGGTGGCGGTACAGTGAACGACTTCGCTTCTGGTCTAGGTTACGCATTTAAGACTTGGTCTGATGAAGAAACTCATAAGAAATACCAAGGCTTCAACACATACAACGTTGAAGGCGCTAAAGAGCTTCTAGCGAAAGCTGGCTTTAAAGATGTGAACAAAGACGGTTTCGTTGACACGCCATCTGGTAAATCTTTCGAACTTCTAATCCAATCTCCAAACGGTTGGACTGACTTCAACAACACTGTTCAACTTGCTGTTGAGCAACTAGCTGAAGTTGGCATCAAAGCGAAAGCTCGTACACCAGACTTCTCTGTGTACAACCAAGAGATGCTAGAAGGTACATACGACGTTGCATACACTAACTACTTCCACGGTGCAGATCCACACATGTACTGGAACAGTGCATACAACTCTGAACTGCAATCTGGCGACGGTATGCCTCGTTTCGCAATGCACTTCTACAAGAATGCTAAGCTAGACCAGCTACTAAACAGCTTCTACAAGACTGCAGATAAAGCGGAACAATTGGAAATCGCTCACGGTATCCAAGCGATCATCGCAGCTGACCAAGTAACGATCCCTGTAATGTCTGGTGCATACATGTACCAATACAATACAACTCGCTTCACTGGTTGGTGGAACGAAGAAAATCCTAAGGGCCGTCCAAACGTATGGGCTGGTATCCCTGAACGTCTACTACACGTACTGGACCTAAAACCAGTTAAGTAA